In Deferribacterota bacterium, the following proteins share a genomic window:
- a CDS encoding DUF2721 domain-containing protein — protein MSIVGAIQTTLAPLFLVNGIALFNLVQQNRYARTSDRLTALIIDGSDNSKSAEFTYLAERIFLIRTSMLFVYISILLALLASIFILPTAFTKIINLTNIIYYTVAILFSLSLISFLIAVITAIIEVRLSYLYYREKINNLFDSN, from the coding sequence ATGAGTATAGTTGGTGCAATCCAAACAACGCTAGCTCCTTTATTTCTTGTAAATGGAATAGCACTTTTTAATCTTGTCCAGCAAAATAGATATGCTAGAACTTCTGATAGATTGACTGCCCTGATAATTGATGGCTCTGATAATAGCAAAAGCGCTGAATTTACATATCTTGCTGAGAGGATTTTTCTAATAAGAACTTCAATGTTATTTGTTTACATATCTATTTTGTTAGCACTCCTTGCCTCTATATTTATTTTACCAACTGCTTTTACAAAAATAATTAATCTAACAAATATAATCTATTATACTGTGGCCATACTATTTTCACTAAGTTTAATTTCTTTTCTAATAGCTGTAATTACAGCTATTATAGAAGTTAGGTTGTCTTATTTGTATTACAGAGAAAAAATAAATAATTTATTTGATTCTAATTAG
- a CDS encoding ferredoxin: MKIKVSVDEDLCTGCAVCYTEVPEVFEDNGDGISQVKEDVGGDGAILEGELAEKVDEIKDECPVEAIIVEEVD; the protein is encoded by the coding sequence ATGAAAATTAAAGTTAGTGTTGATGAGGATTTGTGTACAGGATGTGCTGTATGTTATACAGAAGTCCCAGAAGTGTTTGAGGATAACGGCGATGGGATTTCTCAAGTAAAAGAGGATGTTGGTGGTGATGGTGCTATACTAGAAGGCGAATTAGCTGAAAAGGTTGATGAAATTAAAGATGAATGTCCCGTTGAAGCTATAATTGTAGAAGAAGTAGATTAA
- a CDS encoding sugar O-acetyltransferase, translating into MDEKEKLLKGMWCDSRDDKLKSERNRAWLLMNKLLDIPPESEEAFEFLRNILGFIGEGTVIRPAFYIDYGYNIFIGKNCFINFDCTFLDNGRITLHDNVWIGPSTNIYAVDHNIHKPKERYIVKGIDVLIEEDVWIGGKSIILPGVTIRRGSVIGAGSVVTKDTEPCKIYAGNPAREIKELKL; encoded by the coding sequence ATGGATGAAAAAGAAAAACTTCTAAAAGGAATGTGGTGTGATTCAAGGGATGATAAGCTAAAATCTGAGAGAAATAGAGCATGGTTGTTAATGAATAAACTGTTAGATATACCACCTGAATCTGAAGAGGCTTTTGAATTTTTAAGAAATATATTAGGTTTTATTGGCGAAGGAACAGTCATTAGGCCAGCGTTTTATATAGATTATGGATATAATATATTTATAGGAAAAAACTGTTTTATAAATTTTGATTGTACTTTTTTGGATAATGGTAGAATAACCTTACATGATAATGTATGGATTGGGCCATCAACCAATATTTATGCTGTTGATCATAATATTCACAAGCCAAAAGAAAGATATATTGTCAAGGGGATTGATGTTTTAATTGAAGAAGACGTATGGATTGGTGGTAAAAGCATCATTTTGCCAGGGGTCACAATCAGAAGGGGTTCAGTTATTGGTGCTGGCTCAGTTGTTACTAAAGATACTGAGCCCTGTAAAATTTACGCAGGTAATCCTGCTAGAGAGATTAAAGAATTAAAACTATAA